In a single window of the Orbaceae bacterium lpD04 genome:
- a CDS encoding SulP family inorganic anion transporter, whose product MAKLSDRLLFQKIFKWIPGLAILFNYRREYLSYDIRAGLSVAAVSLPVSIAYADLTGVGAIAGLYSTILPLVAYALFGSSRQLIVGPDTATCAVVAAVVIPLAANDPILRWQLVIVMTIMIGIWCLIAGKFHLGALADLLSRPILIGLLNGISITIIVDQFAKVCGFSYDAGNFFARLFYLPLKVPDMHFITVLISLSTLLLLIGIKKFRPRWSAPLIVVVIMTFASWAIGFDQYGVKIIGQFSNQMLSLASWGDFDIGLMRELVVPSVNIAVICFISMMITVRSFAAKNNYDTDADTEFRALGIANIVAGLSNGFVVSGTSSRTAVNDVNGGKTQLVSIVAALVIALVVFFLLSPLEYIPTAVLAIILIYSSWSLIDIKSIIRFFKLNRDAFYLSLATLIAVLLIGIIPGMALAVLLGLFMFLRRVFRPTDQLLGVDADGRIHSLSQHVTPIDNAIMYRFNSPLTYFNIAYFKKRIINLVDESPEKVGYVIVDTIPCFTYQDVSVLLGIEELVRALKARNIVFILAGRRKTLKRWFKDMNINMDKAYIEFAYDLYFSVKMVQSKEHMADIEDQDE is encoded by the coding sequence ATGGCAAAACTTAGTGATCGGTTATTGTTTCAAAAAATATTCAAGTGGATCCCAGGGCTTGCTATTTTATTTAATTATCGTCGAGAGTATTTAAGCTATGATATTAGGGCAGGATTATCCGTTGCCGCTGTATCATTACCTGTTTCAATAGCCTACGCTGATTTAACTGGTGTTGGCGCAATCGCTGGGCTTTATTCAACCATTTTGCCACTAGTTGCTTATGCATTATTTGGTTCTTCAAGGCAGTTAATTGTCGGGCCAGATACGGCAACTTGCGCAGTTGTTGCAGCGGTTGTTATTCCTTTAGCGGCTAATGACCCAATTTTAAGATGGCAACTTGTTATCGTTATGACCATCATGATTGGTATTTGGTGCCTAATTGCCGGTAAATTCCACCTTGGTGCGTTAGCCGATCTTTTAAGTCGGCCAATTTTAATCGGTTTACTTAATGGGATCTCAATTACCATCATTGTTGATCAATTTGCTAAAGTCTGTGGTTTTAGCTATGACGCCGGTAATTTCTTTGCTAGATTATTTTATTTGCCATTAAAAGTGCCCGATATGCATTTTATTACGGTATTAATTTCACTATCGACTTTGCTACTGTTGATTGGCATAAAAAAATTTCGTCCACGTTGGTCTGCCCCACTGATCGTTGTGGTTATTATGACCTTTGCCTCATGGGCAATTGGTTTTGATCAATATGGCGTTAAAATTATTGGTCAATTTAGTAATCAAATGCTCTCTTTGGCATCATGGGGGGATTTTGATATCGGCCTAATGCGTGAGTTGGTTGTGCCATCAGTGAATATTGCCGTTATTTGTTTTATTAGCATGATGATAACGGTGCGTAGTTTTGCCGCTAAAAATAATTATGATACTGACGCTGATACCGAATTTAGGGCGCTGGGTATAGCAAATATTGTTGCTGGATTATCGAATGGCTTTGTCGTTAGCGGCACTTCATCACGAACAGCGGTCAATGATGTTAATGGTGGTAAAACACAATTAGTATCAATTGTTGCAGCGCTGGTTATAGCACTTGTTGTTTTCTTTTTATTATCGCCATTAGAATATATTCCAACCGCTGTATTAGCGATTATTCTAATCTATTCATCGTGGTCATTAATTGATATTAAAAGCATTATTCGCTTTTTTAAACTTAATCGTGACGCATTTTATTTAAGCTTAGCAACGCTTATTGCGGTATTATTAATTGGTATTATTCCTGGCATGGCATTAGCCGTTTTACTCGGTTTATTTATGTTTTTAAGGCGAGTATTTAGGCCAACTGATCAGCTTCTTGGCGTTGATGCTGATGGGCGAATTCACTCCCTAAGTCAGCATGTCACGCCAATTGACAATGCGATTATGTATCGTTTTAACTCGCCACTAACCTATTTTAATATTGCTTATTTTAAAAAACGTATTATTAATTTAGTTGATGAATCCCCCGAAAAAGTTGGGTATGTCATTGTTGATACGATCCCTTGTTTTACCTACCAAGATGTCAGTGTATTACTTGGCATTGAAGAGCTTGTTCGAGCATTAAAAGCACGGAATATTGTCTTTATTTTGGCTGGGCGACGAAAAACGCTAAAACGTTGGTTTAAAGATATGAATATCAATATGGATAAAGCGTATATTGAGTTCGCTTATGATCTCTATTTCTCGGTAAAAATGGTGCAGAGTAAAGAGCACATGGCTGATATTGAGGACCAAGATGAATAA
- the pmbA gene encoding metalloprotease PmbA produces MNILQIKNQSYQEQQQLESVIANAIEIAKKKVDSVEVAINKSTGINVSTRLGETENIEFNSDGVLAITVYQDQKKGNASTNDLSPHAIEQSINMAIEIMKYTSADPYSGLGDRSQMAFECPDLDLFYPSSLNVDEAIKQAARAETAALGFAEITKSDGGHFNSSYGIHVYGNSEGMLQGYRASSHSLSCSVIGERGGLMERDYAYTSSRDINLLESPELVGEKAAKRTIANLGAQQIDTMQVPVIFSAEIATGLIGHLASAISGGAIYKKSSFLLDKIDQEILPNWLTIKELPHLLKEVGSAPFDSDGIRTFDKDIIASGVLQTYLLSSYSARKLSTKEKTFKSTGNAGGIHNWRLQSTNLMPTFAELVKMMDRGIIVTSLMGQGVNLVTGDYSRGASGFWVENGQIQYPVNEFTIAGNLAEMYQRIVAIGSDVEARTNIQCGSILIEQMSIAGK; encoded by the coding sequence ATGAATATCTTACAAATAAAAAATCAGTCTTATCAAGAACAACAACAGCTAGAGTCGGTAATAGCAAATGCGATTGAGATCGCAAAAAAGAAAGTCGATTCAGTTGAAGTTGCAATCAATAAATCAACGGGCATTAATGTTAGTACACGTTTAGGTGAAACAGAAAATATCGAGTTTAATAGCGATGGTGTACTCGCCATTACCGTATACCAAGATCAGAAAAAAGGTAATGCATCAACCAATGATCTCTCGCCACATGCAATAGAGCAATCGATTAATATGGCGATAGAGATAATGAAATATACCTCAGCTGATCCTTATTCAGGTTTGGGCGATAGATCACAAATGGCATTTGAATGTCCTGATTTAGATCTATTTTATCCGAGCTCACTTAATGTCGATGAAGCGATAAAACAAGCCGCAAGAGCAGAAACTGCGGCATTGGGTTTTGCTGAAATTACGAAAAGTGATGGCGGGCATTTTAATAGTAGCTATGGCATTCATGTTTATGGTAATAGCGAGGGCATGTTACAAGGTTATCGTGCTAGCTCGCATTCATTATCATGTTCGGTCATTGGCGAGCGCGGTGGCCTGATGGAGCGTGATTATGCTTATACGTCATCACGAGATATTAATTTATTAGAATCGCCTGAACTCGTTGGTGAGAAGGCAGCTAAAAGAACAATTGCTAATTTAGGTGCTCAGCAAATTGATACGATGCAAGTACCGGTAATATTTAGTGCGGAAATTGCAACTGGCTTAATTGGACACCTTGCCTCAGCAATTAGTGGCGGCGCTATTTATAAAAAATCTTCTTTTTTACTTGATAAAATAGATCAAGAAATCCTACCTAATTGGCTTACAATCAAAGAGCTACCTCATTTATTAAAAGAAGTGGGTTCTGCGCCTTTTGATAGTGATGGCATTCGAACTTTCGATAAAGATATTATAGCCAGTGGGGTTTTACAAACTTATTTACTTAGCAGCTACTCAGCTAGAAAGTTATCAACTAAAGAGAAAACATTTAAAAGCACGGGTAATGCTGGCGGTATTCATAATTGGCGCTTGCAAAGTACTAACTTAATGCCAACGTTTGCTGAGTTAGTAAAAATGATGGATCGCGGCATTATTGTTACCTCGTTAATGGGTCAAGGTGTTAACTTAGTCACCGGTGATTATTCGCGCGGCGCAAGTGGCTTTTGGGTTGAAAATGGTCAAATCCAATATCCTGTCAATGAATTCACAATTGCCGGTAATTTAGCTGAAATGTATCAACGTATTGTTGCAATTGGTAGCGATGTAGAGGCAAGAACTAACATTCAATGTGGTTCAATACTTATTGAACAAATGAGCATTGCCGGAAAATAA
- the yjgA gene encoding ribosome biogenesis factor YjgA: MTPFENEDKNELNDDEEIIYVSKSEIKRDAEVLKKLGVELVELSKHELERIPLDDSLSYAVELAQKIKKEGHRRQIQYIGKLLRSRDIEPITQALDKLKNRHNQQIAQVHKIEKLRDQLIETGDAETILKIYPAADRQQLRNLARLAKKEQEENKPAKSSKQIFQYLKQLSEVE, encoded by the coding sequence ATGACACCATTTGAAAATGAAGATAAGAACGAACTGAACGATGATGAAGAGATCATCTATGTCAGTAAAAGTGAAATAAAGCGTGATGCTGAAGTATTAAAAAAACTTGGGGTAGAGCTTGTCGAACTAAGTAAACATGAGCTAGAAAGGATCCCGCTAGACGACAGTTTATCTTATGCGGTTGAACTGGCTCAAAAAATAAAAAAAGAAGGCCATCGTCGCCAAATCCAATACATTGGTAAATTACTGCGCAGTCGTGATATTGAACCTATAACGCAAGCACTTGATAAATTAAAGAATCGTCATAATCAGCAAATTGCTCAAGTTCATAAAATTGAAAAACTACGCGACCAATTAATTGAAACGGGCGATGCTGAAACGATTTTAAAAATTTATCCAGCAGCCGATAGACAACAATTACGAAATTTAGCAAGACTTGCCAAGAAAGAGCAAGAAGAAAATAAACCGGCTAAATCATCAAAACAAATTTTTCAGTACCTAAAACAATTGAGTGAAGTAGAATAA
- the ppa gene encoding inorganic diphosphatase, with protein sequence MGLLNVPAGKSLPDDIYVVIEIPANADPIKYEVDKESGAVFVDRFMSTAMFYPCNYGYINHTLSLDGDPVDVLVPTPYPLQPGAVIRCRPVGVLKMTDESGEDAKLVAVPHTKLSKEYDHIKDVGDLPELLKAQIKHFFEHYKDLEAGKWVKVDGWENAEAARKEIIESFERAKK encoded by the coding sequence ATGGGACTATTAAATGTACCAGCAGGCAAATCATTACCTGATGATATTTATGTTGTAATTGAAATTCCAGCAAATGCTGACCCAATCAAATATGAAGTAGATAAAGAGTCAGGCGCTGTTTTTGTCGATCGTTTTATGTCAACTGCCATGTTTTATCCATGTAACTATGGTTATATTAACCATACGCTTTCACTTGATGGCGATCCAGTTGATGTATTAGTACCAACACCTTATCCATTACAACCAGGCGCTGTTATTCGATGCCGCCCTGTTGGCGTGTTAAAAATGACTGATGAATCAGGTGAAGATGCCAAGTTAGTTGCGGTGCCTCATACTAAATTATCTAAAGAATATGATCACATTAAAGATGTGGGTGATTTACCTGAGCTATTAAAAGCACAAATCAAACATTTCTTTGAACACTATAAAGACCTTGAAGCGGGTAAATGGGTTAAAGTTGATGGTTGGGAAAACGCTGAAGCTGCGCGTAAAGAGATCATCGAATCATTTGAACGAGCTAAAAAATAG
- the fabR gene encoding HTH-type transcriptional repressor FabR: protein MKSTKCPQSSGVRAIQKERTRRSLIDAAFNQLNAEQGFASLSLREVAREAGIAPTSFYRHFRDMDELGLAMVDESGLTLRQLMRQARKRIEKGGSVIQTSVTTFIEFIDNNSKVFFLLLRERAGTSAAFRSAIAREIQHFILELTDYLDNANSMPRRYNVAQAEAMVTIVFNSGADAIDFEPEQKQKLIDNLIFQLRMLSRGAFYLYHRELLKKQNIDDIT, encoded by the coding sequence ATGAAAAGTACTAAATGCCCTCAATCCTCAGGGGTTAGGGCAATACAAAAAGAGCGGACGCGGCGATCTTTAATTGATGCTGCATTTAATCAGTTAAATGCTGAGCAAGGTTTTGCCAGCTTAAGTTTACGAGAAGTCGCACGTGAAGCTGGCATTGCGCCCACATCATTTTATCGCCATTTTCGCGATATGGATGAACTGGGCCTTGCTATGGTTGATGAAAGCGGTTTGACATTACGACAACTGATGCGCCAAGCACGTAAACGAATTGAAAAAGGCGGCAGTGTTATTCAAACATCAGTAACCACGTTTATTGAGTTTATTGATAACAATTCCAAAGTGTTTTTTTTATTATTACGTGAGAGAGCAGGGACTTCTGCCGCATTTCGATCGGCAATCGCCAGAGAGATCCAGCATTTTATTCTTGAGCTTACTGATTATCTTGATAATGCGAACAGCATGCCACGTCGTTATAATGTCGCTCAAGCAGAGGCGATGGTAACAATTGTATTTAACTCTGGGGCTGATGCGATCGATTTTGAGCCAGAACAAAAACAAAAATTAATTGATAATCTTATTTTTCAGTTACGTATGTTATCACGGGGTGCTTTTTACTTATATCATCGTGAGTTATTGAAAAAACAGAATATTGACGATATCACTTAG
- the oxyR gene encoding DNA-binding transcriptional regulator OxyR codes for MNIRDLEYFVALAEYRHFRKAADSCNVSQPTLSGQIRKLEDELGVMLLERTSRKVLFTQTGLMLVDQAREVLRNVQIFREMASKQGEDMSGPMHIGLIPTLAPYLLPHIISLLHDAYPSLELYLHEAQTHVLVSQLEQGKLDCVILAQVKETNPFIELQLFDEPMFLAVPASNPLAKQKTVNLSALRGEKFLMLEDGHCLRDHAMGYCFQSGIEEDKRFRATSLETLRSMISAGRGITLFPELAAPNERIRDNICYIPCVDPIPSRVIELIYRPGSPLRSRYEQVAKKIRSRMPEVLAEKELLLKKG; via the coding sequence ATGAATATTCGTGATTTAGAATATTTTGTAGCGTTAGCTGAATATCGTCATTTTCGTAAAGCAGCAGATTCGTGTAATGTAAGTCAACCAACATTAAGTGGACAGATTCGTAAATTAGAAGATGAGCTTGGTGTAATGCTACTTGAAAGAACGAGCCGAAAAGTATTATTTACCCAAACAGGATTAATGCTTGTTGATCAAGCGCGAGAAGTCTTGCGTAATGTACAAATCTTTCGAGAGATGGCAAGTAAACAAGGCGAAGATATGTCTGGGCCGATGCATATTGGTCTGATCCCAACACTTGCACCTTATTTGCTTCCTCATATCATTAGCCTATTACATGATGCTTATCCGTCGTTAGAGCTATATTTACATGAAGCGCAAACACATGTCCTCGTGTCACAATTAGAACAAGGTAAGCTTGATTGCGTTATCTTAGCGCAAGTTAAAGAAACAAATCCATTTATTGAGTTACAATTATTTGATGAACCGATGTTCTTAGCTGTTCCTGCTAGCAATCCATTAGCCAAACAAAAAACGGTTAATTTATCTGCGCTTCGTGGCGAAAAATTCTTAATGCTAGAAGATGGTCACTGTCTTCGTGATCATGCGATGGGTTACTGCTTCCAATCGGGCATTGAAGAAGATAAACGTTTTAGGGCAACGAGCCTTGAAACATTACGCAGTATGATTTCAGCCGGTCGTGGAATTACCTTGTTCCCTGAACTTGCTGCGCCAAATGAACGAATACGTGATAATATTTGTTATATTCCTTGTGTTGATCCTATTCCATCGCGGGTGATTGAATTGATTTATCGACCCGGTTCGCCACTACGCTCTCGGTATGAGCAAGTTGCTAAAAAAATTCGTTCTCGCATGCCAGAAGTCCTTGCTGAGAAAGAGTTACTTTTGAAAAAAGGTTAA
- the argH gene encoding argininosuccinate lyase produces the protein MALWGGRFSQAADQRFKHFNDSLRFDYRLAEQDIIGSIAWSKSLVTVNILSIDEQKRLEQALNELLISVQQDAAQILQSDAEDIHSWVEQKLIEKVGDLGKKLHTGRSRNDQVATDLKLWCKAEITDLIKAISHLQLQLVNTAEQYQDAIMPGYTHLQRAQPVTFAHWCLAYFEMLVRDKSRMQSTLARLDVSPLGSGALAGTAYPIDRELLAQNLGFATATNNSLDSVSDRDHVMELLSNASIGMNHLSRFAEDLIIFNSGEANFVELSDRVTSGSSLMPQKKNPDALELIRGKSGRVFGALSAAMMTFKGLPLAYNKDMQEDKEGLFDALDTWHECLVMAALVLDGLNINHQVCLNAAKQGYSNATELADYLVAKGIPFREAHHIVGEAVVGAIAKKKALEELTIDEFKLFSPVIEQDVYAILSIESCLNKRNAKGGVAPIQISTAIKKAKNSLNDSVS, from the coding sequence ATGGCATTATGGGGTGGGCGTTTTAGCCAAGCTGCAGATCAGCGTTTTAAGCATTTTAATGATTCATTACGTTTTGATTATCGTTTAGCTGAACAAGATATTATTGGCTCTATTGCTTGGTCAAAATCATTAGTTACCGTCAATATACTGTCAATTGATGAGCAAAAACGCTTAGAGCAAGCCCTAAATGAACTCCTTATTTCAGTACAACAAGATGCTGCGCAAATTTTACAAAGCGATGCTGAAGATATTCATAGTTGGGTTGAGCAAAAGTTAATTGAAAAAGTCGGTGATCTTGGTAAAAAATTACATACTGGCCGCAGCCGTAATGATCAAGTGGCAACGGATCTTAAGTTATGGTGTAAAGCTGAAATCACTGATTTAATAAAAGCAATTAGCCATCTACAATTACAACTTGTTAATACTGCCGAGCAATATCAAGATGCAATAATGCCAGGTTATACGCATTTACAGCGAGCTCAGCCGGTAACGTTTGCTCACTGGTGCCTTGCGTATTTTGAAATGTTAGTAAGGGATAAGAGCCGTATGCAAAGTACGTTAGCGCGCCTTGATGTTAGTCCGCTCGGCTCTGGTGCATTAGCCGGCACAGCTTACCCAATCGATCGTGAATTACTTGCGCAAAATCTAGGCTTTGCCACAGCAACCAATAATAGTTTAGATTCTGTTTCTGATAGAGATCATGTGATGGAGCTTTTATCAAATGCGTCGATCGGTATGAATCATTTATCCCGCTTTGCAGAAGATTTGATTATTTTTAATAGTGGCGAAGCTAATTTTGTTGAGTTATCTGATCGCGTTACATCTGGCTCATCATTGATGCCACAAAAGAAAAATCCTGATGCATTAGAATTAATTCGTGGTAAATCAGGTCGCGTATTTGGTGCATTATCGGCGGCAATGATGACCTTTAAAGGCTTGCCTTTAGCCTATAATAAAGATATGCAAGAAGATAAAGAGGGCTTATTTGATGCGCTAGATACTTGGCATGAATGCTTAGTGATGGCAGCGTTAGTTTTAGATGGACTTAACATAAATCATCAAGTATGCCTTAATGCCGCCAAGCAGGGCTATTCAAATGCAACAGAACTTGCCGATTATCTTGTTGCTAAAGGGATCCCATTTCGTGAAGCTCATCATATTGTAGGTGAAGCCGTTGTTGGCGCAATAGCTAAGAAAAAAGCGCTTGAAGAGCTAACAATAGACGAATTTAAGTTATTTAGTCCGGTAATTGAGCAAGATGTCTATGCTATTTTATCAATCGAATCTTGTTTAAATAAACGCAATGCTAAAGGCGGCGTTGCCCCAATACAAATTTCGACTGCAATCAAAAAAGCTAAAAATAGCTTAAATGATTCAGTAAGTTAA
- a CDS encoding argininosuccinate synthase — protein sequence MKQSGIKKVVLAYSGGLDTSAIIPWLKENYKGCEVYAFVANVGQDPQELVDVEKKAKASGAAACRVVDLREEFVKDYVYPVLKTGALYEGTYYLGTSMARPIIAKAQVEYALEVGADALCHGATGKGNDQVRFETTYTALAPQLKVIAPWREWDLRSREALIDYLKKRKIPTTATIEKIYSRDENAWHISTEGGVLESTWNESNADCWAWTVSPEDAPNKAELVTIGIEKGEVVAVNGKKLSPYNCVATLNKIGAKHGIGRVDIIENRLVGIKSRGCYETPGGTIMMTALRGLEQLVLDRDCFKWREQLGLEMAYVVYDGRWFAPYRRSLQASAEVLAEDVNGEVVVKLYKGNATAIQKKSPNSLYNEEFATFGEDDVYDHSHAGGFIRLFSLSSRIRALNSDASNKVVKAKKEPVVKAAAKAKPAAKTKSVAKATAKTTKKK from the coding sequence ATGAAACAAAGTGGAATCAAAAAGGTTGTTTTAGCCTATTCAGGTGGTTTGGATACATCAGCAATTATTCCTTGGCTAAAGGAGAATTATAAGGGCTGTGAAGTTTATGCGTTTGTTGCTAATGTAGGGCAAGATCCACAAGAACTCGTAGATGTTGAAAAGAAAGCGAAGGCTTCGGGTGCCGCTGCTTGCCGTGTTGTTGATTTACGTGAAGAATTTGTTAAAGATTATGTTTATCCGGTCCTAAAAACGGGCGCTCTTTATGAAGGAACCTATTATTTAGGCACCTCAATGGCTCGGCCAATTATTGCCAAAGCTCAAGTCGAATATGCTTTAGAAGTCGGCGCTGATGCGCTTTGCCACGGCGCAACAGGTAAAGGTAATGATCAGGTGCGTTTTGAAACGACCTATACCGCGCTAGCGCCACAATTAAAAGTTATTGCGCCTTGGCGTGAATGGGATCTTCGTTCTCGCGAGGCGTTAATTGATTATCTTAAAAAACGCAAAATACCAACGACAGCAACCATTGAAAAAATTTATAGCCGTGATGAAAATGCATGGCATATTTCAACCGAAGGTGGGGTGCTTGAAAGTACTTGGAATGAATCTAATGCCGATTGTTGGGCTTGGACAGTATCACCAGAAGATGCACCAAATAAAGCTGAACTAGTCACAATTGGCATTGAAAAAGGTGAAGTTGTTGCCGTTAATGGTAAAAAATTATCGCCTTATAACTGCGTTGCAACCCTCAATAAAATCGGCGCGAAACATGGTATTGGCCGGGTTGATATTATTGAAAATCGCCTCGTTGGTATTAAATCACGAGGTTGTTATGAAACGCCGGGTGGCACGATAATGATGACAGCATTGCGTGGCCTTGAGCAGCTAGTACTTGACCGTGATTGCTTTAAATGGCGTGAACAACTCGGGCTAGAAATGGCTTATGTAGTTTATGATGGACGTTGGTTTGCCCCTTATCGTCGTTCACTACAAGCATCTGCCGAAGTCTTGGCTGAAGATGTTAATGGTGAAGTTGTTGTTAAGCTTTATAAAGGTAATGCAACAGCAATCCAGAAAAAATCACCAAACAGTTTATATAATGAAGAATTTGCAACTTTTGGCGAAGATGACGTTTACGATCATAGTCACGCAGGTGGATTTATTCGTCTGTTCTCATTATCATCGCGTATTCGTGCATTAAATAGTGATGCAAGTAATAAAGTCGTTAAAGCTAAAAAAGAGCCTGTAGTAAAAGCTGCAGCTAAAGCAAAACCAGCGGCTAAAACCAAGTCAGTAGCTAAGGCCACAGCAAAAACGACAAAGAAAAAGTAG
- the argB gene encoding acetylglutamate kinase: MNPLVIKLGGVLLDTKEALEKLFTVIKDYQNQYSRPLVIVHGGGCVVDELMTKLALPVVRRNGLRVTPSDQIDIIVGALSGSANKTLLAQAKKHQLLAVGLSLADGNSAIVKQISADLGCVGSASPGDNTLLNMLLTHHYLPIISSIGITQGGHLMNVNADHAAVAIAKTINADLVLLSDVAGVLDQNKQRIASLTGQAAEQLIEQGVITDGMIVKVRSAFEAAKILGRAIDIASWKNSEQLIDLFNGAPTGTRIIA, from the coding sequence ATGAATCCGTTAGTGATCAAGTTAGGTGGCGTATTACTCGACACCAAAGAGGCACTCGAAAAATTATTTACCGTTATAAAGGATTATCAAAATCAGTATTCACGGCCTTTAGTTATTGTTCATGGTGGTGGCTGCGTTGTTGATGAGTTAATGACCAAATTAGCCTTGCCCGTTGTGCGTCGTAACGGTTTACGCGTAACGCCAAGCGATCAAATCGATATTATTGTTGGGGCATTATCGGGTAGCGCCAATAAGACGCTACTTGCCCAAGCTAAAAAGCATCAGCTACTAGCCGTTGGTTTATCATTAGCCGATGGTAATAGTGCGATTGTTAAACAAATTTCAGCCGATTTAGGCTGCGTAGGTAGTGCGTCACCAGGCGATAATACATTACTTAATATGCTATTAACTCATCACTATTTACCGATTATTAGCTCTATCGGTATTACACAAGGTGGCCACTTAATGAATGTTAATGCTGATCATGCCGCAGTTGCAATAGCCAAAACAATTAATGCCGATTTAGTGTTGTTGTCTGATGTTGCAGGTGTATTAGATCAAAATAAACAGCGCATTGCATCATTAACGGGGCAAGCGGCCGAGCAATTGATTGAGCAGGGCGTTATTACTGATGGCATGATTGTTAAAGTGCGATCAGCATTTGAAGCAGCAAAAATATTAGGGCGAGCAATTGATATCGCAAGTTGGAAAAACAGCGAGCAATTAATTGATCTATTTAATGGCGCACCAACAGGCACAAGAATCATTGCCTAA
- the argC gene encoding N-acetyl-gamma-glutamyl-phosphate reductase — protein MLKALIVGASGYAGAQLAYYLNRHPHIEIAGLTVSEKSLDAGKLISDFDLHPQLKGLVDFPLLATSDYSSIIKDIDIVFLATEHSVSHDIAPYFLERGCTVFDLSGAFRVNSASFYTEFYGFVHQHQTWLDNAVYGLAEWNDKQIKTAQLIAVPGCYPTASQLPLKPLLVDKLLDTTQWPVINAVSGVSGAGRKASLKNHFCEVSLHAYGLFTHRHQPEIASHLAQEVIFTPHLGSFKQGIHATITCRVNEGVTSEQILATLNKYYASKPLVRIYQKDWPALKSVIGLPYCDIGFVLKGRHLILISVEDNLLKGAAAQAVQCMNIRFGFDETTSLL, from the coding sequence ATGCTAAAAGCGTTAATTGTTGGAGCAAGTGGTTATGCAGGCGCGCAGCTTGCTTATTATTTAAATCGACATCCGCACATTGAAATAGCGGGTTTAACCGTATCAGAAAAAAGCCTTGATGCCGGTAAATTAATTTCTGATTTTGATTTGCATCCACAGTTAAAGGGCTTAGTTGACTTTCCTTTACTTGCAACATCTGACTATTCCTCAATAATCAAAGACATCGATATCGTATTTTTAGCAACCGAGCACTCAGTTAGTCATGATATTGCGCCCTATTTTTTAGAACGCGGCTGCACGGTATTTGATTTATCTGGTGCATTTCGAGTTAATTCAGCTAGCTTTTATACTGAGTTTTATGGCTTTGTGCATCAACATCAAACTTGGCTTGATAACGCCGTTTATGGCCTTGCTGAGTGGAATGATAAACAAATTAAAACCGCGCAATTAATTGCAGTGCCAGGCTGTTATCCCACTGCTTCGCAGCTACCATTAAAACCACTTTTGGTTGACAAATTACTTGATACTACGCAGTGGCCAGTGATTAATGCCGTAAGTGGGGTAAGTGGCGCCGGTCGTAAAGCCTCGTTAAAAAATCATTTTTGCGAAGTGAGCTTGCATGCTTATGGGCTTTTTACGCATCGCCATCAACCCGAAATTGCCAGTCACTTAGCTCAAGAGGTTATTTTTACCCCTCATTTAGGCAGTTTTAAGCAAGGGATCCATGCAACTATCACTTGCCGAGTGAATGAAGGCGTAACGTCAGAACAGATTTTAGCGACATTAAATAAATACTATGCAAGTAAGCCGTTAGTTCGCATTTATCAAAAAGATTGGCCAGCGTTAAAATCGGTTATTGGCTTACCCTATTGTGATATCGGCTTTGTACTAAAAGGCCGGCATCTTATTTTAATCTCGGTTGAAGATAATTTATTAAAGGGCGCAGCAGCTCAAGCAGTGCAATGCATGAATATTCGCTTTGGTTTTGATGAAACCACATCGTTACTTTAA